A stretch of Roseovarius sp. M141 DNA encodes these proteins:
- the glyA gene encoding serine hydroxymethyltransferase, whose amino-acid sequence MSDSGFFTESLSSRDPELFNSITSELGRQRSEIELIASENIVSAAVMEAQGSVMTNKYAEGYPGRRYYGGCQFVDVAENLAIERACELFGCGFANVQPNSGSQANQGVMQALLSPGDTILGMSLDAGGHLTHGAAPNQSGKWFNAVQYGVRRDTLDVDYDQMEAMAKEHKPKMIIAGGSAIPRHLDFKRIREIADMVGAYVLADVAHFAGLIAAGEYPSPFPHAHVATTTTHKTLRGPRGGMILTNDEALAKKFNSAIFPGIQGGPLMHVIAGKAVAFGEALRPEFKGYIQQVVKNAQALADQLKKGGLDIVTGGTDTHLMLVDLRPKKVTGNIADASLGRAHITCNKNGVPFDPEKPTVTSGLRLGSPAGTTRGFKEAEFRQIGDWIVELVDGLAANGADGNSDVEAKVRGEVAQMCERFPLYPNL is encoded by the coding sequence ATGTCCGACTCCGGTTTTTTCACCGAATCCCTGTCCAGCCGAGACCCTGAGCTGTTCAACTCGATCACCAGCGAACTGGGCCGACAGCGCAGCGAAATCGAGCTGATCGCGTCCGAAAACATCGTTTCGGCCGCTGTCATGGAGGCCCAAGGGTCCGTCATGACCAATAAATACGCCGAAGGTTATCCCGGCCGCCGCTACTATGGCGGCTGTCAGTTCGTCGACGTCGCCGAGAATCTCGCGATCGAGCGGGCATGCGAGCTGTTCGGCTGCGGATTCGCCAATGTGCAGCCCAATTCGGGATCGCAGGCCAACCAGGGCGTCATGCAGGCGCTGCTGTCCCCCGGCGACACCATCCTCGGGATGAGCCTCGACGCCGGAGGCCACCTGACCCATGGCGCCGCGCCCAACCAGTCGGGCAAGTGGTTCAACGCCGTTCAATACGGCGTGCGCCGCGACACTCTGGACGTTGATTACGACCAGATGGAAGCGATGGCCAAAGAGCACAAGCCCAAGATGATCATCGCCGGCGGCAGCGCCATCCCGCGTCATCTGGATTTCAAGCGCATCCGCGAGATCGCCGATATGGTCGGCGCCTATGTTCTGGCCGACGTCGCGCATTTTGCGGGTCTCATCGCGGCGGGCGAATACCCCTCGCCCTTCCCGCACGCGCATGTCGCCACCACCACCACCCACAAGACGCTGCGCGGCCCGCGCGGCGGCATGATCCTGACCAATGACGAGGCGCTGGCCAAGAAGTTCAACTCGGCCATCTTCCCCGGCATTCAGGGTGGCCCCCTGATGCATGTGATCGCGGGGAAGGCCGTCGCCTTTGGCGAGGCGCTGCGCCCCGAATTCAAGGGCTACATCCAGCAGGTCGTCAAGAATGCCCAGGCGCTGGCCGACCAGCTGAAAAAGGGTGGTTTGGACATCGTCACCGGCGGCACCGATACGCATCTGATGCTGGTCGATCTGCGCCCCAAGAAGGTGACGGGCAACATCGCCGACGCCTCGCTGGGCCGCGCACATATCACCTGCAACAAGAACGGCGTCCCGTTCGACCCGGAAAAACCGACCGTCACCAGCGGCCTGCGTCTGGGCAGCCCGGCAGGTACCACGCGTGGCTTCAAAGAGGCCGAGTTCCGCCAGATCGGTGACTGGATCGTCGAACTGGTCGATGGTCTGGCCGCCAATGGCGCGGATGGCAACAGCGATGTCGAGGCGAAGGTGCGCGGCGAAGTTGCACAAATGTGCGAACGCTTCCCGCTCTACCCCAACCTCTGA
- a CDS encoding alpha/beta fold hydrolase has product MLNMIDHGVRTDAPTLLIAHGLYGSARNWGVIARRLADTRRVVAVDLRNHGMSDWKDTHSYADLAADLAEICEALDGPVDVLGHSMGGKAAMTLAMTQPALVNRLIVADIAPVAYGHSQLKYLDAMRRVDLSRIEKRSDATALLEPLVDDPALVPFFLQSLDVAGRRWRLNLDVLADEMPQIMGFPDLHGSFERPALFLTGEASDYVQPEHREVIKSLFPKARFTALKGAGHWLHAEEPRAFVDVVRGWLER; this is encoded by the coding sequence ATGTTGAACATGATTGACCACGGGGTGCGCACGGACGCCCCCACCCTGCTGATCGCCCACGGTCTCTATGGCTCGGCCCGGAACTGGGGCGTGATCGCGCGGCGTCTGGCCGATACCCGCCGCGTCGTGGCGGTGGATCTGCGCAATCACGGGATGAGCGATTGGAAAGACACCCACAGCTACGCAGATCTGGCCGCCGATCTGGCCGAGATTTGCGAGGCTCTGGACGGCCCGGTTGACGTGCTGGGCCATTCGATGGGCGGCAAGGCGGCGATGACGCTGGCGATGACACAGCCGGCCCTGGTCAACCGCCTGATCGTCGCAGACATCGCGCCGGTTGCCTATGGGCACAGCCAGCTGAAATACCTCGACGCGATGCGCCGGGTGGACCTGTCGCGCATCGAGAAACGCTCGGACGCGACCGCGCTATTGGAACCGTTGGTCGACGATCCGGCGCTGGTGCCGTTCTTCCTGCAATCATTGGATGTTGCCGGGCGCCGTTGGCGCCTGAACCTCGACGTGCTGGCCGACGAGATGCCGCAGATCATGGGTTTTCCCGATCTTCACGGCAGTTTTGAGCGCCCGGCGCTGTTTCTAACCGGCGAGGCATCTGACTACGTCCAGCCCGAACACCGCGAGGTGATCAAATCACTGTTCCCCAAGGCGCGCTTTACGGCGTTGAAAGGCGCGGGCCATTGGCTGCATGCCGAGGAGCCGCGGGCGTTTGTGGATGTGGTGCGGGGGTGGCTGGAGCGCTAA
- a CDS encoding DUF2312 domain-containing protein has protein sequence MDDQTPGTPDTYRVTADELRQFIERIERLDAEKKDLAEQQKEVMAEAKGRGYDTKVMRKVIALRKRDKDDIAEEEAVLEMYKEALGMQ, from the coding sequence ATGGACGACCAGACCCCCGGAACCCCCGATACCTATCGCGTGACCGCCGACGAACTGCGCCAGTTCATTGAGCGGATCGAGCGTTTGGATGCCGAGAAGAAAGACCTCGCCGAACAACAAAAAGAGGTGATGGCCGAGGCCAAGGGCCGCGGTTACGATACCAAGGTGATGCGCAAGGTGATTGCATTGCGCAAGCGTGACAAAGACGACATTGCCGAAGAAGAGGCCGTTCTTGAGATGTACAAAGAAGCGCTTGGAATGCAATAA
- a CDS encoding FliM/FliN family flagellar motor C-terminal domain-containing protein: MARQRMVTGGGNKVIHRKARASREEYHARAMSPAKALRLALAQASDTHFDLPMIVTTVEQVEISQTALRAEFNDGGLLVLLDGPKGARGAVRLDDALLSALIEVQTTGRVSGRPPGGRAVTRTDAAIAAPLIDATLERAEAQLSEEAPDHWASGFRFGVMMEDARGMSLALNAAAFHVFRMTVELGEGALPGSVAFLLPVPVAPPPPATAPGVDKVQRTLEQSAMNAPVSMEAVLGRVSLPLTQLCGLAPGDVVPFQMDRPLQIRLETGQKHVVALGRLGQMNGMRAVRLTPGDDSANAANMAALNTAPPPDEHKGTGESAEVCGK, translated from the coding sequence ATGGCACGGCAGCGCATGGTGACGGGTGGCGGTAACAAGGTAATTCACCGCAAGGCGCGGGCCTCTCGCGAGGAATATCATGCCCGCGCCATGTCCCCGGCCAAGGCGCTGCGTCTGGCGCTGGCGCAAGCGTCCGATACGCATTTTGACCTCCCGATGATTGTGACCACTGTCGAGCAGGTCGAGATTTCCCAAACTGCCCTGCGCGCGGAATTCAACGATGGCGGTCTTCTGGTGCTGCTGGATGGACCGAAGGGCGCGCGCGGCGCCGTGCGGCTGGACGATGCCCTGCTTTCGGCGTTGATTGAGGTGCAGACCACGGGGCGCGTCAGCGGGCGCCCGCCGGGTGGCCGCGCTGTGACGCGCACGGATGCGGCCATCGCCGCCCCGCTGATCGATGCAACGTTGGAGCGCGCCGAGGCGCAGCTGAGCGAAGAAGCGCCCGACCACTGGGCTAGTGGTTTCCGGTTTGGCGTGATGATGGAGGATGCGCGCGGCATGTCTCTGGCGCTGAATGCGGCCGCGTTTCACGTTTTTCGCATGACCGTCGAATTGGGGGAGGGCGCCCTTCCGGGTAGTGTCGCCTTTCTGCTGCCGGTGCCCGTTGCCCCGCCGCCACCCGCGACTGCGCCGGGCGTGGACAAGGTGCAGCGCACGCTGGAGCAAAGCGCGATGAACGCGCCCGTCAGTATGGAGGCGGTGTTGGGCCGCGTTAGCTTGCCGTTGACGCAGCTATGCGGCCTGGCGCCCGGCGACGTCGTGCCATTCCAGATGGATCGACCGCTTCAGATCCGACTGGAGACCGGCCAGAAACATGTCGTCGCGTTGGGGCGGCTGGGGCAGATGAATGGCATGCGTGCCGTGCGCCTGACGCCCGGCGACGACAGTGCCAACGCGGCAAACATGGCCGCGCTGAATACGGCGCCCCCCCCGGATGAGCACAAGGGCACAGGGGAAAGTGCGGAAGTATGTGGAAAATGA
- a CDS encoding ATP-binding protein: MATLNILVAVCVAYVVLLFAVAFAADRAARQGRGGWLRSPLVYTLSLSIYCTAWTFYGAVGFAARSGLEYVTIYLGPTLVMIGWWWTLRKMVRVGRSQRITSVADMISSRYGKSNTLAVCVTVLAVIGTTPYIALQLQSVTLSFAAFSPVDPIGQGRSEQSIAVYVALGLTLFTILFGTRNLDANERHHGVVIAIALEAVVKLFALLAVGIFVVWGLESGIAQTLARIDASPIAEFNVSASRWTALTLLSAAAFLCLPRMFQVMVVENEDERHLRTAAWAFPLYLMLISLFVVPIAAVGLDLMPQGSNPDLYVLKLPLLVGQDGLAILSFLGGFSSATSMVIVAAIALSTMVSNHIVMPIWLRATGGAAMMSGDVRQFALLARRLSIGGVVFLGYFYFRLSGGGTALAAIGLIAFAGVAQFLPALMGGLVWRGATRSGALAGLSVGFALWLYCLLLPSFGAGVIVPVRVMEAGLFGLSWLRPHAMFWTGGMDPLVHAVMWSMLLNCAAFCAVSMFSFPRPIERLQGAQFVNVFDHSQRPGSWTGGLGQSEDLLIMSQRILGATEAQEIFARAARRQGLSGYLPEPSPEFLEYLERRLSGSVGAATAHAMVSQIVGRATVSVEDLLAVADETAQIMEYSSRLEAKSAEQARTARQLRVVNEKLTQLSVQKDGFLSQVSHELRTPMTSIRAFSEILLGGGLTPEELQKYASIIHAESLRLTRLLDDLLDLSVLESGQVVLNVQTATLAEVLDRAISGAVGGTLGGLDIRRDTTAEAMVLHTDIDRLAQVFINLIANVRKYCDADHPVLEIRAERDGNGLIVDFIDNGTGIPIQNEALIFEKFSRLGETRAPGAGLGLAICREIMHRLGGAIAYLPGQGGAGFRVTLPQASQ, from the coding sequence ATGGCGACGCTCAACATTCTGGTGGCGGTCTGCGTCGCCTATGTGGTGCTGCTGTTTGCCGTCGCCTTTGCCGCCGACCGGGCGGCGCGGCAGGGACGTGGTGGCTGGCTGCGCTCGCCGTTGGTCTACACGCTGTCGCTGTCGATCTATTGCACGGCCTGGACATTCTATGGCGCTGTCGGCTTTGCCGCGCGGTCGGGGCTGGAATATGTCACCATCTACCTTGGTCCGACGCTGGTGATGATCGGCTGGTGGTGGACCCTGCGCAAGATGGTGCGCGTGGGACGCAGCCAGCGCATCACCTCGGTCGCCGACATGATTTCATCGCGCTACGGGAAATCGAACACGCTGGCCGTCTGCGTCACCGTTCTGGCGGTGATCGGCACGACGCCCTACATCGCGCTGCAGCTGCAATCGGTCACGCTGTCCTTTGCGGCCTTTTCGCCGGTCGATCCCATCGGGCAGGGCCGCAGCGAACAGTCCATTGCTGTCTATGTGGCGCTGGGGCTGACGCTGTTCACCATCCTGTTCGGCACCCGCAATCTGGACGCGAACGAGCGCCATCACGGTGTTGTCATCGCCATCGCGCTGGAGGCGGTGGTGAAACTGTTTGCGTTGCTGGCCGTCGGCATCTTTGTCGTCTGGGGGCTGGAGAGCGGAATCGCGCAGACGCTGGCCCGTATCGACGCCTCGCCCATCGCCGAATTCAACGTATCGGCCAGCCGCTGGACCGCGCTGACGTTGCTGTCGGCAGCCGCATTTCTATGCCTGCCGCGCATGTTTCAGGTGATGGTCGTGGAAAACGAAGATGAGCGCCATCTGCGCACGGCCGCGTGGGCCTTTCCGCTGTACCTGATGCTGATCAGCCTGTTTGTCGTGCCGATCGCCGCTGTTGGCCTCGATCTGATGCCCCAGGGATCGAACCCCGATCTGTACGTGCTGAAACTGCCGTTGCTGGTGGGGCAGGACGGGCTGGCGATCCTGTCGTTTCTGGGGGGGTTTTCGTCGGCCACATCTATGGTGATCGTCGCGGCCATCGCGCTGTCGACCATGGTTTCGAATCATATCGTCATGCCGATCTGGCTGCGGGCGACCGGAGGTGCGGCGATGATGTCGGGCGATGTGCGCCAGTTCGCGCTGCTGGCGCGGCGCCTGTCCATCGGTGGCGTGGTGTTTCTGGGGTATTTTTATTTCCGCCTGTCGGGCGGCGGCACTGCGCTGGCGGCTATCGGGCTGATCGCCTTTGCCGGCGTCGCGCAGTTTCTGCCCGCGCTTATGGGCGGGCTTGTGTGGCGCGGTGCCACGCGGTCAGGCGCGCTGGCGGGCCTCAGCGTGGGGTTTGCGTTGTGGCTTTACTGCCTGCTTCTACCCAGCTTTGGCGCGGGGGTGATCGTGCCGGTGCGGGTGATGGAGGCGGGCCTGTTCGGCCTGTCCTGGCTGCGCCCGCACGCCATGTTCTGGACCGGAGGGATGGACCCGCTGGTTCATGCGGTGATGTGGTCGATGCTGCTGAATTGCGCGGCTTTCTGCGCGGTGTCGATGTTCAGCTTTCCGCGCCCGATCGAGCGGCTACAGGGGGCCCAATTCGTCAATGTATTCGATCACTCGCAGCGCCCGGGCAGTTGGACCGGCGGGCTGGGCCAGTCCGAGGATCTTCTGATCATGTCGCAGCGCATCCTGGGCGCCACCGAGGCGCAGGAAATTTTCGCCCGCGCCGCCCGCCGCCAAGGCCTGAGCGGCTATCTGCCTGAACCGTCGCCGGAATTTCTGGAATATCTCGAACGGCGCCTGTCGGGGTCGGTCGGGGCCGCCACCGCTCACGCCATGGTCAGCCAGATCGTCGGGCGCGCGACCGTATCGGTCGAAGACCTGCTGGCCGTCGCCGACGAGACAGCGCAGATCATGGAATATTCCAGTCGGCTGGAGGCCAAATCGGCCGAGCAGGCCAGAACAGCGCGCCAACTGCGCGTGGTCAACGAAAAACTGACGCAGCTATCGGTGCAGAAGGATGGCTTTCTCAGCCAGGTCAGTCACGAGCTACGCACGCCGATGACGTCGATTCGCGCCTTTTCCGAAATCCTGCTTGGCGGTGGGCTGACCCCGGAAGAGTTGCAGAAATATGCCTCGATCATTCACGCGGAATCGCTACGGCTGACGCGGCTGCTGGATGATCTGCTGGACCTTTCGGTGCTGGAGTCGGGGCAGGTGGTGCTGAACGTCCAGACCGCCACGCTGGCCGAGGTGCTGGACCGGGCCATATCGGGCGCGGTCGGCGGGACGCTTGGTGGCTTGGATATCCGCCGCGACACGACGGCCGAGGCGATGGTCCTGCACACGGATATCGACCGGCTGGCGCAGGTTTTCATCAATCTCATCGCGAATGTGCGCAAATATTGCGATGCGGATCATCCCGTTCTGGAAATCCGCGCCGAGCGTGACGGCAATGGTCTGATCGTGGATTTCATCGATAACGGTACCGGCATCCCGATTCAGAATGAGGCGTTGATCTTTGAAAAATTCTCGCGCCTTGGGGAAACCCGTGCGCCCGGCGCCGGTCTGGGGCTGGCGATCTGCCGCGAGATCATGCACCGGCTGGGCGGCGCCATCGCATACCTTCCCGGGCAGGGCGGCGCGGGGTTTCGGGTGACGCTGCCGCAGGCGTCGCAATAG
- a CDS encoding response regulator transcription factor, whose protein sequence is MTSQVLLIEDEPNIIEAITFILSRDGWQVRSHSGGNDAMEVIRARQPDLIMLDVMLPGRSGFDLLADIRADPALAQTPVLMLTARGQRKDREMAERAGASMFMTKPFSNAEMLEAVRTLAGGG, encoded by the coding sequence ATGACCAGCCAGGTTCTGCTGATCGAAGACGAGCCAAACATCATCGAGGCGATCACCTTTATCCTGTCGCGGGACGGGTGGCAGGTGCGCAGCCATTCCGGGGGCAACGACGCGATGGAGGTGATACGCGCCCGCCAGCCCGATCTGATCATGCTCGACGTGATGCTGCCGGGGCGGTCGGGGTTTGACCTGCTGGCCGATATCCGCGCCGATCCGGCGCTGGCGCAGACCCCGGTGCTGATGCTGACGGCGCGCGGTCAGCGCAAGGATCGCGAAATGGCCGAGAGGGCCGGGGCCAGCATGTTCATGACCAAGCCATTTTCGAACGCTGAGATGCTGGAGGCGGTGCGCACCCTCGCCGGTGGCGGATGA